TGAACGAGTCGGTGCAGGTGGCTACCGACGCCGTGGCGCCCAGCGAAACGCAGTGGGCCAACTACCTGCTGGGCGTAGTGGCCCAGCTCCAGCAGCACGGCATTACGGTACCGGGCTTCGACTGCGTATTTGGGGGCACGGTACCGGCCGGAGCGGGCTTGTCGTCGTCGGCGGCGGTGGAGTGCGGAATGCTGTTTGCCCTAAACACCTTGTTGCAGGCCAACCTGGAGCCCATGCAGATAGCCAAGCTGGGCCAGGCCGCCGAGCACGAGTATGCCAAGGTGCTCTGCGGGCTGATGGACCAGTTTGCCAGCGTGTTCGGGCGCGACGGGCAGGTGGTGCGCCTCGACTGCCGCTCTCTGGAGTACGAATACTTTCCCTTCGATACGACTGCCTGCCGCATCGTGCTCTGCAACTCGGGGGTAAAGCACAGCTTGGCCAGCTCGGAGTACAACACCCGCCGCCAGGAGTGTGAGCAAGGCGTAGCGGTGCTGCGCCAGCACTACCCCACTATCCAAACCCTGCGCGACGCAACCCTGGACCAGATAGAAGCTCACCGCCAGGAGCTGGGTCCGGTGGTATACCGCCGCTGCCGCTACGTGGTAGAAGAAAACCAGCGCGTAGAAGAAACCTGCCGTCTGCTCGTGCAAGGCGACCTGGGCGGCGTGGGTCAACAGATGTACGCTTCTCATGCCGGCCTGCGCGACGATTACGAGGTGAGTTGCAAGGAACTAGACGTACTGGTCCAGATTGCCCAGACAACGCCCGGCGTGTATGGCTCGCGCATGATGGGCGGCGGCTTTGGCGGCTGTACTATCAACCTGGTAGCCACCGAACAGGTAGCCGGCTTCGTGGAGCACCTGAAAGCCGAGTACCAGCGGCAGTTGGGCTTACCGCTCGAAACCTACGAGGCCACCATCGTAGATGGCGTGGGCATATTTAAGGAGTAGAATGCTTACCTAAAAAGGAAAAGCCGCCCGCCGAGCAGAACTCGACGGGCGGCTTTTTTGGTGGCAGTAAACACAACCGATAGTTACTCCGTGGCCGGGCGGCTGCCACGCAAACCGTACCACACGATATAGAGGTAGCAGAGCACGGGCAGAATGAAGGCCAAGCGCAGGGCATGTACCCCTCCCCCGCCGCTCTGGCTGTCGGCAATGATACCGAACAGTGGTGGAATGATGGCCCCGCCCACAATGGCGGCTGAGAGCAAACCCGAGGCATCTTCGGTGTGGCGGCCCAGGCCAGCTACGGCCAGCGTGAAAATGACCGGAAACATGATGGAGTTCATCAGGCCCACGGCCAGCAAGCTCCACATGGCCACGGCCCCGCTGGTATTGATAGAAATAATAACTAGTAGCACGGCCCCTATGGCGTTGAAGGCCAGCACCCGACCAGGGTTGAGCTTACGCAGCACCCCGATACCCAGAAAACGGCCCACCATAGCAGCCCCCCAGTAGAAAGCAACCTGCTCGCCGGCATCACCAGCCGACATACCCACTACTTCCCGCTGGCTCAGGTAACTCACAATGTGGGACCCAATAGCAACTTCGGCCCCCACGTAGGCAAAGATACCTACCAGGCCCAGCAGCAGATGGCGGTAGTGCCAGGCCCGCTGGGTGTCGCCGGCCGGGGCGGGGGCGTGGGCAATGTGGGGCAGCTTCAGAAACGCCAGCAGCAGGCTGATAAGCACCAGCACGGCCCCAATACCGAGGTAGAGGTATTGCACCGAAGTCACGTCGAGGGCTGCAGCCTGCGTGGCCGAAAGCTTGGTGAGGTCGGGCAGGCGGGACAAAATCAGGCGGGCCCCCAGGATGGGCGCAATGGTGGTAGCCAGGGAGTTGAAAGCCTGGGTGAGCGTGAGGCGGGACGAAGCCGTGGCAGGTGGCCCCAGAATAGCCACGTAGGGGTTGCCAGCCACTTGCAGCGTCACGACACCGGTAGCCAGCACGAACAAGGCGCCCAAGAACAGCTCGAAGGTGCGGCTCTCAGCGGCCGGAAAAAACAGGAAGCAGCCAATGGCCGCTACCAGGAAGCCGACCAGCATCCCACGTTTGTAACCCACGCGCTTCACCAGCAGGCCTGCCGGCACACCCATCACCAGATACGCCCCGAAAAAGCAGAAATTTACCAGGTTGACCTTGGCGTAGCTTAGCGTAAAGAGGCCTTTGAGGTAGGGAATCAGGATGTCGTTCAGACAGGTAATGAAACCCATCATAAAGAACAGTACCGTGAGTGAGGCCAGCGCCGAGGTATAACGCGGGGTTTCCGGGTTGGCCTCCGACGTGGTAGGCACCCCAACGGAGGAAGGAGCAACAAGAGCCATAGAAAGGAATACTAAGGAGTTCGAGAAGTCAATAGTAAGGATTGGGGCACAAAAAGAGGCCGGCCCGCTCTCCTAACCACTGCGGAACCGGCCTCTAAGCCACGGCGCTGGTCTGCATGAGCAAGCGGGCGTGGTAATTATGCGACGAGCTTAATAAACGATACTAAAGGTGAGGCTCACGGCGTGGCCGCCTACCTCTAGGCAGTAATGGTAGAGCCCGGCTGAATTCAGCGACACGCTATGGTCACCACCAGTCCGGAGCCGGGAACGAAACCCTGCTGTGCCGCAGTACGGGCACAGCAAGGGTTACTTATTTTCCACAATTACAAAACACTATGATTATCAATAAACCACTAAGCTGGCAAGGCTACTTGTACTGGTAGTAGCGCACGTAGTCGACCTGCATCTGCTGAGGGAAGACCGTATTGGAAGCCGGGTCGCCGTCGAAGTCACCACCTACGGCCACGTTCAGAATCATGAAGAACGGGTTGTTGAAGGGCCACGGGCTGCCGTTGACGTCGCTGGGAGTAAAGGTGTAGTAGGGTTGCGAAGCCCCATCCAGGTAGAAGCGGAGCATATCCTTGCTGCGCACTACGCTAAAGATGTGAAACTCGTCGGTAATGTCGTAGTCCAAGGGCATGGTTTTGCCTTTGTACTCGCGGTTGCCGGCGCTGTTGGCGTAGTGCATAGTCGACAGGAACTCCCGGGGCTGGCTGCCGCGCAGTTCCATGATATCAATTTCGCCGCACTTGGGCCAGTTGTTCTGGTCAATGTCGTTGCCCAGCATCCAGATGGCCGGCCAGATTCCTTTGCCCTTGGGCAGCTTGGCCCGCACGTCGATGCGGCCGTACTGGAAAGTTTGCTTGCCCTTGGTGATAAGGCGGGCCGAAGTGTAGGCGTTGTTGCCCGACTGCTGCTTACGCGCCTCAATGACGAGGTTGCCACCCATGAAATAGGTGTTGTCCGACGAGTTGGTATAGTTCTGTAGCTCCCGGTTGCCCCAGCCTCCACCGCCGAGCTCTTGTACCCACTTCGATTGGTTTAGGGAACCACCGTCGAATTCGTCGCTCCACACCAGCGTGGTGTACTGGCCGTAATCCTTGGGCTCCTCGTTCACGACCGGCGTAGGAGGCGGCGGTGGCACGGGAGTAGGTACGTTCTTGGTTTTCGTTTCGGTGCAGCTTAACAGGCTCAGGGTCAGCAGGGCGCTGAAACCAAACCGGGTGCTACGCTGGATAAACAGGGTGGGGAATTTCATGAACTAGAGGAGAAAACTACCGCCGGGCAACGATGCCCGCTGGTTATTTGGCAATCATCTTAAATGTAAACACTATCCCGCCA
Above is a genomic segment from Hymenobacter cellulosivorans containing:
- a CDS encoding glycoside hydrolase family 16 protein → MKFPTLFIQRSTRFGFSALLTLSLLSCTETKTKNVPTPVPPPPPTPVVNEEPKDYGQYTTLVWSDEFDGGSLNQSKWVQELGGGGWGNRELQNYTNSSDNTYFMGGNLVIEARKQQSGNNAYTSARLITKGKQTFQYGRIDVRAKLPKGKGIWPAIWMLGNDIDQNNWPKCGEIDIMELRGSQPREFLSTMHYANSAGNREYKGKTMPLDYDITDEFHIFSVVRSKDMLRFYLDGASQPYYTFTPSDVNGSPWPFNNPFFMILNVAVGGDFDGDPASNTVFPQQMQVDYVRYYQYK
- a CDS encoding sugar MFS transporter, whose amino-acid sequence is MALVAPSSVGVPTTSEANPETPRYTSALASLTVLFFMMGFITCLNDILIPYLKGLFTLSYAKVNLVNFCFFGAYLVMGVPAGLLVKRVGYKRGMLVGFLVAAIGCFLFFPAAESRTFELFLGALFVLATGVVTLQVAGNPYVAILGPPATASSRLTLTQAFNSLATTIAPILGARLILSRLPDLTKLSATQAAALDVTSVQYLYLGIGAVLVLISLLLAFLKLPHIAHAPAPAGDTQRAWHYRHLLLGLVGIFAYVGAEVAIGSHIVSYLSQREVVGMSAGDAGEQVAFYWGAAMVGRFLGIGVLRKLNPGRVLAFNAIGAVLLVIISINTSGAVAMWSLLAVGLMNSIMFPVIFTLAVAGLGRHTEDASGLLSAAIVGGAIIPPLFGIIADSQSGGGGVHALRLAFILPVLCYLYIVWYGLRGSRPATE
- the galK gene encoding galactokinase; amino-acid sequence: MLAHDIAAAFRQHFDAEPLLVRAPGRINLIGEHTDYNAGYVLPAAVDKEMYFAVALNQQSTIRLHAYDLNESVQVATDAVAPSETQWANYLLGVVAQLQQHGITVPGFDCVFGGTVPAGAGLSSSAAVECGMLFALNTLLQANLEPMQIAKLGQAAEHEYAKVLCGLMDQFASVFGRDGQVVRLDCRSLEYEYFPFDTTACRIVLCNSGVKHSLASSEYNTRRQECEQGVAVLRQHYPTIQTLRDATLDQIEAHRQELGPVVYRRCRYVVEENQRVEETCRLLVQGDLGGVGQQMYASHAGLRDDYEVSCKELDVLVQIAQTTPGVYGSRMMGGGFGGCTINLVATEQVAGFVEHLKAEYQRQLGLPLETYEATIVDGVGIFKE